A section of the Bacteroidales bacterium genome encodes:
- a CDS encoding immunoglobulin domain-containing protein, giving the protein MSGRLKPCISLFFFVLLSFLCLQTIHSEESYGPSGRSHASITAHLADTGEFVGNSGVRLRYNNRETTNKFTEEATSSGNILSERFLIFPSWFDPILHQSDLSFFKEINKYRRNFSSATGNIIRTKSFANNAFISGNSYMGSRHRPGFSSLTHSFSGFGTRYIQDIDFLNFSAFPSNGMGDSKVDQRDSENPELYWVNGSGNWDDPSHWAKSSGGPGGAGVPTRNDDVIIDHNSFSDPGQSIKIKGEAACKDLVWKNVRPQGGLNSRHFIFNKWTGAELKVYGSLKLPEKLSNEYYGDLLMKAENENNTIDIQPELHSDVIFDGPGGGWSLQNDLNTSGDIQLQRGALNTNDYEVTGETFKTTGTERRSLDMGRSDVTVSRWDFKSVENLDFDAGESSIFLQGENASENFNSGGLEYNTFSSASLKNGGSDVELTAYTDSVTCNGGSDGIIYMLASGGSGDYLYEVRDSDDNLIEDLVTSSDSVAFTGYSAGTYNLYLYDDNDHSNWDGTSRTVEEPDAVVIDSVTCVQALSCYNSSDAALEAHPSGGTPPYVEYTWEVNGTIVGSDSSVVTGIARDDIVTVSVKDANGCESGDFNLIFNETYYGDSIPSEISISVDNVEASCALTNDGEIQLSASGGTGDKDFQLVATSTGNTIPSSGWDEDGDFTGLAPDTYETYAIDENDCVKQGDDVVVDSVTQTEITQDPVNETACEVSMAEFSVEADGVSLTYTWQSSPDGSSNWSDVSGSNISGEDTENLTIDPVSDSDELFYRVYVVGDCGEEYSDTVSLTVQDTVTITSHPSDETVCEGEDATFNVSADGESPLNYQWYTNAGGSWSSISGATSDSYTVSDVSNNDAGDYRVEVSNTCGTRTSDA; this is encoded by the coding sequence ATGTCCGGACGATTAAAGCCTTGTATCTCTCTATTTTTCTTTGTTTTACTTTCATTTCTTTGTTTGCAGACCATACATTCCGAAGAATCATATGGACCATCCGGCAGAAGCCATGCATCTATTACTGCACATTTGGCAGATACAGGTGAATTTGTGGGCAATTCCGGGGTCCGGCTGAGATATAATAATCGCGAAACGACCAATAAATTTACCGAAGAAGCAACATCCTCCGGGAATATACTTTCGGAAAGGTTTTTAATTTTTCCTTCCTGGTTCGATCCGATTCTGCATCAATCCGATCTTTCTTTCTTTAAAGAAATAAATAAATACAGGAGAAATTTTTCATCGGCGACAGGGAATATTATAAGGACTAAATCTTTTGCCAATAATGCATTTATTTCCGGTAATTCCTATATGGGGAGCAGACATCGGCCAGGGTTCAGTTCCCTGACACATTCTTTTTCCGGTTTTGGGACGAGATATATACAGGATATTGATTTTCTGAATTTTTCTGCTTTTCCTTCTAATGGAATGGGTGATTCAAAGGTTGATCAAAGAGATTCTGAAAACCCTGAATTATACTGGGTAAATGGAAGCGGGAATTGGGATGATCCCTCTCACTGGGCGAAGAGTAGCGGTGGCCCGGGTGGAGCCGGAGTGCCGACAAGAAATGATGATGTGATCATCGATCACAATTCTTTTTCTGATCCCGGCCAATCTATAAAAATTAAGGGAGAAGCAGCTTGTAAAGATCTTGTTTGGAAAAATGTGCGGCCTCAGGGTGGGCTTAATAGCCGGCATTTCATTTTTAATAAATGGACGGGTGCTGAGCTTAAAGTCTATGGCTCCCTAAAACTGCCCGAAAAACTCAGCAATGAATATTATGGTGATCTCCTGATGAAGGCGGAAAATGAAAACAACACCATTGACATACAACCTGAACTCCATTCCGATGTGATTTTTGACGGACCGGGCGGTGGATGGTCCCTTCAAAATGACTTGAATACTTCAGGAGACATCCAACTTCAACGCGGAGCACTAAATACCAATGATTATGAGGTAACAGGTGAAACATTCAAGACGACGGGAACGGAAAGAAGATCGCTGGATATGGGCCGTTCAGATGTTACCGTAAGCAGATGGGATTTTAAAAGCGTTGAAAATTTAGATTTTGATGCGGGAGAATCGAGCATTTTCCTGCAGGGAGAAAATGCTTCGGAAAATTTTAACTCCGGTGGATTGGAATATAATACATTTTCCTCCGCTTCATTAAAAAACGGAGGTTCAGATGTTGAATTAACGGCTTATACAGACTCAGTAACCTGTAATGGAGGCAGTGATGGAATAATTTACATGCTTGCAAGTGGCGGAAGCGGAGATTATCTTTATGAAGTCAGGGATTCTGATGATAATTTAATTGAAGATTTAGTTACTTCTTCAGACAGTGTAGCTTTTACCGGTTATTCTGCCGGAACCTATAATCTTTATCTTTATGATGATAATGATCATAGCAACTGGGATGGCACCTCAAGAACTGTTGAAGAACCTGATGCCGTTGTTATAGATTCCGTCACCTGTGTTCAGGCGTTAAGTTGTTACAATTCAAGCGATGCCGCACTGGAAGCTCATCCCAGTGGAGGTACACCACCTTATGTAGAGTATACCTGGGAGGTTAACGGAACTATTGTAGGTTCGGATTCATCGGTGGTTACAGGTATCGCAAGAGACGACATAGTCACGGTATCGGTTAAGGACGCGAATGGTTGTGAATCCGGAGATTTTAATCTTATATTTAATGAAACTTATTATGGAGATAGCATCCCATCGGAAATTTCCATATCGGTGGATAATGTTGAGGCTAGTTGTGCACTCACAAATGATGGAGAAATACAATTAAGTGCTTCCGGCGGAACAGGAGACAAAGATTTTCAGTTGGTAGCTACCTCAACAGGAAATACCATTCCCAGTTCAGGGTGGGATGAAGACGGCGATTTTACGGGTTTGGCCCCGGATACTTATGAGACATATGCCATAGATGAAAACGATTGTGTGAAACAGGGTGATGATGTGGTAGTGGATTCAGTGACTCAAACGGAGATTACACAAGATCCCGTGAATGAAACAGCTTGTGAAGTTTCTATGGCAGAGTTTTCTGTAGAAGCTGATGGCGTTAGCCTTACATATACATGGCAGTCCAGCCCTGATGGATCAAGTAATTGGAGCGATGTTTCCGGCTCGAATATCAGTGGGGAAGATACGGAGAATTTAACGATAGATCCTGTATCAGATAGTGATGAGTTGTTTTACCGTGTTTATGTGGTTGGAGATTGTGGAGAGGAGTATAGTGATACAGTAAGTCTGACCGTTCAGGATACGGTGACCATCACCTCCCATCCCTCAGATGAGACGGTATGTGAGGGAGAAGATGCCACTTTCAATGTATCAGCCGACGGTGAATCACCGCTGAACTACCAGTGGTATACGAATGCCGGTGGAAGCTGGAGTTCCATCAGCGGGGCCACTTCGGACAGCTATACGGTCAGCGATGTCTCTAACAACGATGCAGGAGATTACCGTGTTGAAGTCTCCAACACCTGCGGAACCCGTACAAGTGATGC